The sequence GAGTCCTGCGGACAGCGCTGGCGGCGAGGTCGGATCGAGCAGAGCGTAGCTGCCGGCCACCGCCGCCAGCAGGGCCACCACCAGTGCGGCACCGACGAGCCGGCGCCCGCCCCGGTGGGCGCGGGCATAGCCGCGGGAGTCCATCGAGGCGGCCAGGTCCAGGGCCTGGTCGAGGGCGCCGGCGAGTACCGGGATCACCACTGCTGCCAGGCCGCGCAATCCGCGCGGGGGTGTACCGCGCAGCCGCTGGGCCCGGCGCACCCGGGCGGCGGCGGTGAACAGCTGCGGGGTGGCCGCCACGGCGATCACTGCGGCCGTGCCCAGGTGGTGCAGCGAGGAGGGCAGGCTGCGCAGCGCGATCCGGGGGTTGGCGACGGCGTTCACCGCCCCGAAGATGACGATCAGCACCGCGAGGCTCAGCCCGCCGATCGCCGCCTGGACCAGCCCGGCCTGGTGCACCGGACCGAGCAGGACGAGGTTGTTGACCCAGTCCGGCAGTGCGATCTCGGGCAGGTGCAGCAGCACCGGGCTGGAGTCCGGCAGCCCGACGAGCAGATAGAACACGCAGCGCACCAGGATCACCACGGCCCCGAGGATCAGTGCAGCCTCCAGGGTGCGTGCCCATGGGCTGGCGGTGCGGGCGCCGAGGCCCACGAGCACCACGGCGAGCAGCAGCAGGACGAGCACTGCCGGGTTGCCGATCCGGCTGGCGGCCACGGCGCAGCCGATCCCCCAGGCCCACCAGGCGAGCGGGTGGGTGGTGGCGGCGACCGGGGTGGCACGCACGGGGGCGGTGCTGGTCATCAGTCCTCGCGCAGCGCCGATCGGCGGCGCAGCACCAGCACGATGCCGGCGATCAGCACCAGAGCGAGGACACCGGCGGCGATCCAGCCCGAGGGGTCGAAGTCGTCAGCCTCCTGGGCCATATCACCGGCAGCATCCTTGTCCGAAGTAGCGTCCTCGGTGCTGTCTTCCGCATCGCCAGCAGTGTCCTCGGCCGGCACGGCGGCCAGTGCCTCGGCCGGGTCGACCTGTGGGCCGGCGCTGCCGTCGAAGTAGCGCCAGCCTTCCACGCTGCCCGGGGCGGGGTCGGCCTCGTCGGCGCCGACCTGGTAGCTGGCCCAGGTCTCGTCCTCGGCGTACCAGTAGGACCAGAACGACCCCTCGAACTCCTCCGGGCACGGGTCGGGCAGGCCGTCGACGGTGCAGATCATCCCCGGCTGGGAATCCTCCGGGGTGAACCCGGCGGCTTCGAGCGCCTCGCGGCCGCTGGCCGGGTCACCGTCAGCGCAGCCGACTTCGATCTCGCCACCGACGTCGGTGAAGTCGACCACCACGGTGACCCCGTCCTCACCGGTGCAGCCAGCGCCGGAGACGACCTCCGCCTGGGCGGCCGGCGTGGCCACGGCGAGCATCGCCGTCGTGAGCGGCAACAGTGCCATGACCGCGAGAGGGCGCACCCACGCAGGCGTGCTGGGGCGGCGGTGGGTGGTGGGCTGGATCATCGAAACCTTCCTCAGGCTCGCGCGCGAGCAGCCCAGCCCGGCGCGTGGCGCCGGGTGAACTCACTCCCGCAGTCCGCGACGGGGTGGAGTGGCCCTGGTCAGGTGCTCCGACTCGCCGACAGGGCCGGCACACGGTTGCGGGACAGCGCCGGACTTTCCACCGGCTTCCCCTGGCTCCAGGGCCTGTGAAGTTGTCTCGCTAGTGTCCCACCTGCGCGATGGCTGTGAGCGAGACCGCACCGGCAAGTGGATCCCGATCTGACCCGACCGCGAGTATACCGACTCGTAGCCTGATAGGTATGATTACGTCATGGCTACGACCATCAAGGTGAGCGAGGAGCTGCGCGACCGGATCAACCGGGACGCACAAGAGCGCGGTGTCACTGCGGCAGGCCTGATCGAGCGCCTGCTCGATGCACATGAGCGACGTCAGCGGATGGAGGCATTCGGCCGAGCGTTCCGCGGCGCCGAGGGGGCGTACTGGGATGAGTTCCGGTCCTGGGACGTGACTCTCGATGACGGCCGACCCGTTGACTGAACGTCGTCGAGGGGACGTTGTCTGGGCCGTCCTCGATCCCGCGC is a genomic window of Ruania zhangjianzhongii containing:
- a CDS encoding CbiQ family ECF transporter T component; translated protein: MTSTAPVRATPVAATTHPLAWWAWGIGCAVAASRIGNPAVLVLLLLAVVLVGLGARTASPWARTLEAALILGAVVILVRCVFYLLVGLPDSSPVLLHLPEIALPDWVNNLVLLGPVHQAGLVQAAIGGLSLAVLIVIFGAVNAVANPRIALRSLPSSLHHLGTAAVIAVAATPQLFTAAARVRRAQRLRGTPPRGLRGLAAVVIPVLAGALDQALDLAASMDSRGYARAHRGGRRLVGAALVVALLAAVAGSYALLDPTSPPALSAGLLAGGLVLAVGASVLAARSVRRTRYRPQRWQRRETAVAGCGLLVAAIGWFTVGADPAGMGAWRAGAPWPGVPAVALLLVLLAAAPVLLAPPRKESR
- a CDS encoding ribbon-helix-helix protein is translated as MATTIKVSEELRDRINRDAQERGVTAAGLIERLLDAHERRQRMEAFGRAFRGAEGAYWDEFRSWDVTLDDGRPVD